In the Phenylobacterium soli genome, TGCGGGTGCTCGAGCATGAAGGCGAGGCGCAGGACCTCGGCCTGATCCGGCTGCAGGCGACCGAGCGCGCCGCGCAGGCGGGCGGCGGCCTGGGCGCTGGCCAGCAGGGCGTCCGGCTGCTCGCTCTCGGGCGCGCAGGGGTCGAGCTCGGGCAAGGGCGGGGTGCGCGCCTCGCGCCGCAGCAGGTCGAGGCGGCGGTTGCGGGCGATGGCGAAGATCCAGGCCGCCGCCCCCGCCCGGCTGGCGTCGAACAGGTCGGCCTTGCGCCAGACCGTGAGCATGGCGTCCTGGGCGAAGTCCTCGGCCGCCTGGGCCGAGGCGCCGGACTTCATCAGCCAGGTCTTCAGGCGGGGCGCGAAGTGGGCGAAGAGCTGCGCGAAGGCCTGCCGGTCGCGGTGCTGGGCGACGGCTTCGATGAGGCGATCGTACAGCGCGTCCTGGCTCATGGACGAGGCGCGCGAGTCCGAACGCGGTTTCGGGCGCGAGTCGGCAGACGGCGCGGGCGGCGTTTGCACATTCATCCACCCTACTACGGCGCGGCGGCAAATTCGGATCGATCTCATCCGCCGCGCCGCTGGCCACGTATTGGGGGAGCTCGCCATGCCGGCGGGCCCGCCCCGAGGTTCCCATGAATCCCTTCGCAGACCCGTCCGCGTCCGCCCGCCCGCTCGAGGTCGCGGTGGTGGGCTCGGGGATCAGCGCGCTGGCCTGCGCCTGGCTGCTGTCGAAGCGCCACGTCGTGACGCTCTACGAGAGTGAGCCGCGCCTGGGCGGGCACGCCAATACGGTGAGCGTGCGCGGCGAAGCCGGCGAGGTGGCGGTCGACACCGGCTTCATCGTCTTCAACGACGTGACCTACCCGAACCTTGTCGCCCTGTTCGACCACCTGGGCGTGGAGAGCCGGGCCACCGACATGTCGTTCGCCGTGTCGCGCGACGAGGGCCGCTTCGAGTACGCCGCGCCGGGCCTGTTCGCCCAGAAACGCAACCTCCTGCGTCCGCGGTTCTGGCGGATGCTGGCCGAGATCCTGCGCTTCTATCGCCAGGCGCCGGGCGACCTGCAGGCGCTGGGCGACCCGGAGATGACGCTGGCCGACTATCTGGCGCGCGGGAAGTTCGGGGCGGCCCTCAGCGAGGACCACCTGCTGCCGCTGGCGGCGGCGATCTGGTCGTCGCCGGCCCAGACCCTGGCGGATTTCCCGGCGCAGGCCTTCATCCGCTTCTGCCACAACCACGGGCTCCTGCGCCTGAGCGGGCGGCCGGTCTGGCGCACGGTCCAGGGCGGCAGCCGCGCCTATGTGGAGGCGCTGGCCCGCGCCCTGACGGCCGAGGTGCGGCTGGATTGTCCGGTCACGGCGGTGGGCCGCGGGCCGGGCGGGGTCATCGTGCACGACGGGCAGGGCGGCGAGCGCCGCTTCGACCAGGTGGTGATCGGGACCCACGCCGACCAGGCGCTCGCCATGCTGGCCCAGCCGAGCGCCGCGGAGCGGGAGGTGCTGGGCGCCTTCCGCTACAGCCGGAACCTGGCGGTGCTGCACACCGACGCCGGGCTGATGCCGCGGCGGCGGCGCGCCTGGGCGAGCTGGAACTACATGGGCGTCGAGGACGGCCTGTGCGTGACCTACTGGATGAACCGGCTGCAGGGCCTGGCGGGCCGCGATCTCTTCGTCACCCTCAATCCGCCGAGGCCGCCGGCGGCCGGGACGCTGCTGCGGAGCGAGGTCTACGAGCATCCGATCTATGACCCGGCGGCGCTGAAGGCCCAGCAACGGCTGTGGAGCCTGCAGGGGCAGGGCGGGGTGTGGTTCTGCGGCGCCCATTTCGGCGCCGGGTTCCACGAGGACGGCCTGCAGGCGGGCCTGGCGGTCGCCGAGCAGCTCGGCGGCGTGCGTCGTCCCTGGCGGGTCGCCGACGAGAACGGACGCATCGGCCTGGCCGAGCCCCTGCGGGCGGCGCAGGACCTGGTGTCGTGAGCGGCTCGGCGCTCTATCTCGGCGAGGTCGGCCACCGCCGGCTGCGGCCGCGCGAGCACCGGCTGCGCTATCGCGTCTTCTGGCTGCTGCTGGACCTCGACGAGGTGGACGGCCTTGCCGCCCGCCGGCGGCTGTTCTCCCACAACCGCTTCAACCTGATCTCGCTGCACGACCGCGACCATGGCGACGGCAGCGGCGCGCCGCTGCGCGCCCAGGCCGAGGCGCATCTGGCGACGTCCGGCATCCAGATCGGCGGCGGCCCGATCCGGCTCCTGACCATGCCGCGCGTGCTGGGCTATGTGTTCAACCCGATCAGCCTCTACTTCTGCCACCGGCCCGACGGGGCCCTGGCGGCGATGATCTACGAGGTCACCAGCACCTTCCGCGAGCGGCGGGCCTATGTGATCCCGGTGGCGCCGCAGGACCAGGCGGCGGGCCAGGTGCGCCAGCGGGCGGCCAAGACGCTCTACGTGTCGCCGTTCATGGGCATGGACATGGAGTACCTGTTCCGCGGCCAGGCCCCGGGCGAGCGCATGGCGCTCAGCATCGACGGGCTCGACGGCGAGGGCGTGCTGATCCACGCCCACATGCGCGGCGAGCGCCGGCCACTCAGCGACGCCGCCCTGGCCAGGGCGGCGCTGTCGATGCCACTGCTCACCCTGAAGGTCGTCGCCGCCATCCACTGGGAGGCGCTGAGGCTCTGGCTCAAGGGCGTGCGCCTGACGCGCCGGCCGCGGCCGCACGGCGAGGAGCCGTTGACTCGCGCTGGGTGAGGTCTGCGTTTGGGGCGCGGATTCAATGTGCGGGGACAGCATGACCAGGACGCTTGAGGGCCAGGTGGCGGTGGTGACGGGCGCATCGAGCGGCCTTGGGCGGCGCTTCGCGCACATCCTCTCCGACGCGGGCGCGGCGGTGGCGCTGATGGCCCGGCGCACCGACCGGCTGGAGGCGGAGGTCGCGGCGATCCGCGCTAAGGGCGGCAAGGCTCAGGCCTTCGCCCTGGACGTGGCCGACGTGGACGCCATCGGCCCGGCCCTGGACGCGGCGCAGGCGGCGCTCGGTCCCATCTCGATCCTGGTGAGCAACGCCGGCGTCGGCGGCGACGGCATGGCGCTGGACCTGCCGGTCGAGGTCTGGGACCAGACCTTCAACGTCAATGTGCGGGCGGTCTATTTCGGGGCGCGCGAGGCGGCGCGGCGGATGATCGATTCCGGCGTGGCGGCCGAGGGCCGGGCGCGGATCATCAACATCGCCTCGATCGCGGCGTTCGAAGTCCTGCCGGGGCTCTCGACCTACTGCGCCTCCAAGGCGGCGGTGGCGGCCCTGACCAAGAGCCTGGCGCGCGAGTGGGCGAGGCGCCAGATCGCCGTCAACGCCATCTGCCCGGGGTACATCGAGACCGAGATCAACGCCGACTGGTTCGGCACCGAGGGCGGGGCCAAGCAGATCGCCGGCTTCCCGCGGCGGCGGCTGATGGAAGAGGACGCCCTCGACGAGGCCCTGATGATGCTGGCGGGCCCCTCGGCGCGGTTCATCACCGGCAGCCTGATCACGATCGACGACGGCCAGACTCTCTGAGCGGGGCGCTGCGACCGGGCGGCATTGACGCGGATCAACGGCGAGCGGCCCCGGCGGCCGCATTCTGCGGCCCGTTGGAGATTCAGGAGCGGGCGATGAGCGGAACGGCGGACGAGGGTGCGATCTTCTCGCGCCAGGGCGGTGAGATCCAGGCGGTGATGGCGCGCAGCCTCGATCACCCGCCGGCCACGGTCTGGGCCCTGCTCACCGAGACGGCGCGGCTGCCGCAATGGCTGGCGCCGGGCGAGATCGAGCCGCAGGTCGGCGGCGCAGCGCGGCTGGACTTCGTGGACTCCGGCACGGTCATCGACAGCCGGGTGACCGCCTACGAACCGGGCCGGGTGCTGGAGTATTCCTGGAGCGGTCCGGGCGAGCCGCAACGGCCCATCCGCTGGAGCCTCGAGCCGGTGGAGGGCGGCACCGAGCTGACCCTGACCCTGCGCGTGCCGGAGACCGAGGACCCGGGCCGGGCCTGCGCCGGCTGGGAGGCGCATCTGGAGATGCTGGCCGCCGCCCTGGAGGGCGTGCCGATCAAGTTCCCGTTCGAGACGTTCAAGGCCGCCCGCGACGCCTATCGCGCGCAGCTCGAGAACGGCATCGCCTGAGCGGGACGCCGGCTCAGTAGGCCTTCGGCACGCTCGACAGGCGTTGGATCTGGCTGAGCGTCTCGCGGCTCTCGGACTTCTCGTCCTCGGCCTGGGAGCGGCTGCGGCAGACCTTCTTGGTCAAGCGCGAGCCGAGCACCGGCTCGTTCTTGCAGACGAAGTCGTTGCTCTTCTTGTCGACGAGCATGCCCGTGCCGGTGGAAGCGGGCGCCGAGACGGGCTGGACGGTGGGGGCCGGCGCCGTGGCGGGCGCGTCGGCGAACATCACGGTGGCGGCGAGAGCGATGGCGATCATCTCTGATACCCCGGTTAGCTGTGTGGCTTATTGAATACCCGCAATTCGCCAAAAGAGAACCTGCGGTATTATCCTCCGCCGCATGCGCCCATGACGTGCGCCCATGACGTGGGCCCGTGACGCTCGTCGAGGTGTGCTGACTGGACGGGGCTCCAGGCGGCCCTGCCGACGTCGCTCCGCCGGCAGGGCGCCGGATCAGTTGCCGCGCGGAATCTGCGACAGACCCTGGATGCGCTGCAGCGCCTGACGGCTCTCGGACTTGTCGTCCTCGGCCTGGCTGCGGCTGCGGCAGACCTTCTGCTTGAAGTGCGTGCCGAGCACTTCTTCGCTGTGGCAGATGTAGTCGTTGCTCTTCTTGTCGACGGTCATGCCGGCGGCCTTGGCGGGCGCGGCCGGAGGCGCGGCCGGAGCCGCCGCAGCAGGAGCCTCGGCGGCGGTCGGCGTGACGTCGGCGAACAGCACCGCGGCGGCGAGAACGATACCAAACATTTTGACTGTTACCCCCAATGAGTACGTGGAGGCTGGATACCCCAGCTACGAAAACCGAGAAACCCCCGGTATAGCCGCGCTGGCGATGCGCCCCAGGCGGGCGTGGCGCGTTGCGCAGATCAGAGGCGGATGCCGGGGCCCGTGGGCGCCGAGGCGTCACCGCCGTTGAGCGCCTTCTGCATCCAGACGATGTCGACCCAGCGGCCGTGCTTGAAGCCCAGGCTCCTGCCGACCCCGGAGTGGGTGAAGCCAAGCGCGGTGTGCAGGCCAATCGAGCCGGCGTTGCCGCTGTCGCCGATCACCGCCACCACCTGTCGCACGCCCAGGCTTTCGCAGGCTTCGAGCACCTTGGAGAGCACCAGGCGGCCGACTCCCCGGCCCATGGCGTCGGGGGCGATGTAGACGCTGTCCTCCACGGTGTAGCGGTAGGCGGCGCGCGGGCGGAAGGCGCTGGCGTAGGCGAAGCCCAGCACCCGGCCCTCGTCCTCCGCGACCAGGTAGGGCAGGCCCCGCTCGAGCACGGCGGAGATGCGCCGGCCCATCTCGTCGGCAGAGGGCGGCTCCTCCTCGAAGGTGCCGAAGCCGTGCAGCACGTGGTGGCCGTAGATGCCCGCCAAGGCCTCCGCGTCGGCCAGTGTCGCCCCCCGAACGATCATGCGCGCCAGCCTCCGTCCAAAGCCCAGACCGCGAAAGCGTAGTCGAGGGCGATCTCCTTGAGGAAGTCGAACCGCCCGGACGCCCCCCCGTGGCCGGCCTCCATGTTGATCTTGAGCAGGATCGGGGCTTCGCCCGTCGTGAAATCGCGCAGTTTGGCCACCCACTTGGCCGGCTCCCAGTAGGTGACGCGCGGATCGGAGAGGCCGCCGGTGGCCAGCACCGGCGGATAGGCCTGGGCGCTGACGCAGTCGTAGGGGCTGTAGCCGGCGATGCGGTCGTAGGCGGCGGCGTCCTCCAGCGGATTGCCCCACTCCGGCCATTCCGGCGGGGTGAGCGGCAGGGAGGTGTCGCTCATGGTGTTGAGCACGTCGACGAAGGGCACGGCGGCGATGATCGCGCCCCAGAGGTCGGGCCTGAGGTTGGCGACCGCGCCCATCAGCATGCCGCCCGCCGAGCCGCCGTAGGCCGCGATCCTGCCCTTGCTGGCGTAGCCCTCGGCGATCAGGTGTTCGGCGCAGGCGATGAAGTCCGTGAAGGTGTTGGGCTTCTTGTCCTTGCGGCCGTCGAGGAACCAGCCCCAGCCCTTGTCCGAGCCGCCGCGTATGTGGGCGACGGCCCAGATCCAGCCGCGGTCCACGAGGGATAGGTTGCGGATCGAGAAGCTGGGCTCCATGGCGTGGCCGTAGGAGCCGTAGCCGTACAGCATGACCGGTGCGGAGCCGTCGCGCGGGGCGTCCTTCAGCATCAAGAGGGTGATCGGCACGGTCTCGCCGTCGGCGGCGCGGGCCGCGATCCTGCGCGCCACGTAGCGTGCGGGATCATGGCCGGAGGGGATCTCCTGGGTCTTGCGCAGGGTCCGCGCGCGGCTGGCCATGTCGTAGTCGAACCACTGCCGGGGCGTGGTAGGCGACTGGTAGACGAAGCGCGTCGTCGTGGTGACGTACTCGTAGCCGTGCTCGAGGGAGAGGGCGTAGGCCTCCTCGTCGAAGGCGATGACGTGCTCCTCGCCGCCGCGGGTGGTGACCACCAGCCGGTCGAGGGCGTCGACGCGCTCGGCCCGGACCAGATGCTGGGCGTAGGGGGCGAAGCCGGTGATGTAGCGGCCGGGCTGGTGGGCGATCCAGTCGCGCCAGGTCGTCTTCGACGGGACCGCGACGTCTGAGACGCAGAGCTTGAAGTCGACCGCGCCGTCGTCGTTGGTGCGGATCACCCAGCGGTCGCCCCAATGGTCGAGCTCGTACTTCACCCCGACCCGGCGCGGCTCGGCCACCACCGGCACGGCGGTGGGATGGCCGCCGGGGATCAGCCACAGCTCGGTGGTCTCCTGGTTGCCCACGTGGATCAGGATGTGGCTGTCGTCGGAGGCGACCGCGACGCCGAGGAACATGCCGTCGTCGTGCTCCTCGTAGACCAGTTCGTCCTCGCCGCCGCGGGACGGGCGGCGGAAGACCTTGGCCGGGCGGGCGTTCTCGTCCCGCCAGATCCAGAAGATCCACTGGCTGTTGGGCGAGAAGACGAAGTCGCCGTAGGCGCTCTCGATCGGGCTGCCGATCTCCGCCCCGGTCGCGAGGTCCATGACCCGGATCGTGTAGTACTCCGAGCCCTGCTCGTCCGCCGCGAAGGCGTAGAGCGCGTGGTCGGGGCTGTGGCTGGCGGCGCCGACGTGGAAATAGGCCTTGCCCCTGGCCAGGGCCTCCTCGTCGAGCAGCACCTCCTCGCCGTCGTCGCGACCGCGCGGACGACGCGCATGGATCGGCTGCTGTGCGCCCTTCTCGTAGCGGGAATAGTATTCCCACGGGCCGTCCGGGACCGGGACGGAGGCGTCGTCCTCCCTGATACGGGCCTTCATCTCCTCGAACATCCTCGCCTGCAGCGCCTCGGTCGAGGCGAGCATGGCGGCGGTGTAGGCGTTCTCCGCTTCGAGGTGCGCGCGGACGTCGGGGCGCAGGGCCTTGGGGTCGCGCAGCACCTGCTGCCAGTTGTCGTCCTTCATCCAGGCGTAGTCGTCGGTCCGGCTGCGGCCGAGCTGTTCGACGCGGTGAGGAATCTTGGCGGCGCGGGGCGGTTGGGGACGGCTCATCCCGGCTAAATGCGCCGCCGGCCAGGCCCGCTCAAGCTCCCCAAGAGGTTTGTACGCGTCATTCGGGCGCACGACATGCTGTCACCTTGGCGCGCACCGGGGACTCTGGCCAAATCCTCCCACATCGAGACCGCGCCCGGATCAAGACGCAGAAGAGTCGGACGGGCGCACCTGATCGGGGAAGAGCATGGCGATCGATCTCGCCGTCGACCTGATGCACGCCACCGTCCAGCTCGAGCAGCCGCTCGGCGACGGCACGCGCACCGTGGGCACGGGGTTCCTGATTTCCGATCCGGGTCCGGACGGCAAGCCGCGGACGGTGCTGGTCACCGCCAACCACGTGCTGGCCGGCATGCCGGGCGGCACGGCGCGGATCGGCTACCGCATCGCCAATGCCGACGGCAGCTGGAGCTATTCGCCCCAGCCGTTGAAGATCCGCGACGCCGGCGGCCACGAGCTTTGGACCCACCATCCCTCGCGCGACGTGGCGGCGATCACTATCACCGCGCCGCCGGAGTTCGCCCGCGCGGCGATCCCGAAGAACTATCTGGCGGCCGACGACACCTTCACCCAGTACAAGGTGGAGGCCGGCGACGAGATGATGGCCCTGGGCTTCCCGCGCGGGCTGGCGGCCAACCAGGCGGGCTTCCCGATCCTGCGCTCGGGCCGGGTGGCCTCCTATCCGGTGGCGCCGGCCAAGATCTTCCCGACCTTCCTGCTCGACTTCTCGGTGTTCCCCGGCAACTCGGGCGGGCCGGTGTTCATGACCGAGCAGGACCGGCGCTCGAGCACGGCCAACCAGAGCCAGGAGCCGGAGTTCATCGCGGGGCTGCTGACGCAGCAGGTGGAGCTGAACAACGAGCGGCTGGAGATCGGCATCGTCACCCACGCCAAGTTCATCCGCGAGACGCTGGACAGGCTCGACGATCCCAAGGCGCCGGTGACGGTGGTGGCCGAGGCGCCGGTGGTCGGGGCCAAGGCGGCCAGCGCCGAAGAGGCCGCCCGCGGGGACTAATCAGGCGAGTGGGCAAACGAAAGCCCCGTCGGCGCGCCGACGGGGCTCTCTGGTCTTCAGTCCTGCGGGGATCAGCCGCCGTAGACGACGGAGATGGTCTCGGCGATGCAGGCGGGCTTGGCCTCGCCCTCGATCTCGATGGTGCACTCGTTGCGCAGCTGCATGCCCCCGGCCTTGGGCTCCGCGCCGATCAGCTTCTGGCGCATGCGCACGCGCTTGCCGACGCGGACCATGTTGATGAAGCGCACCTTGTCCGAGCCGTAGTTGATGCCGCGGGTCACGCCCTTGATCGGCAGCATGCCGGCCCCGAGGAAGGGGATCAGCGACAGGGTCAGGTAGCCGTGGGCGATCGGGCCGCCCATTTCCTTCGTCGCGCGCTCGACGTCGACGTGGATCCACTGGTGGTCACCGGTGGCGTCGGCGAACTTGTTCACGCGGTCCTGGTCGATCAGCAGCCAGTCGGACACGCCGACTTCCTGGCCCACGAGACCGGGCAGGTCCTTGAATTCCACGGGGTTCATCGATCGCTCCCTTAGCGTTCCCAATTTCGAGGCGAGACCTCTAACACGGGCGAAGCCGCCCGCAAGGTGAGGCTCAGACGATGCGCGAGCCTTCCTTGCCCCAGTAGGCGTCGCGGATCAGGCGCTTGTAGAGCTTGCCGGTCGGATGGCGCGGCAGCTCCTGCATGAAGTCCATCATGCGCGGCGTCTTCACGTGGCTGAGGTTGGCGCGGATGTAGCCCATCAGCTCGGTGCGCAGGGAGTCGTGGTCGGCGTTCCAGTCCATCGGCTGGATGACGGCCACGACCTTCTCGCCCATCTCCTCGTCGGGGGCGCCGACGACGGCGGCGTCGGCCACCTTCGGATGGGTGACGAGCAGGTTCTCGATCTCCTGCGGATAGATGTTCACGCCGCCCGAGATGATCATGAAGCTCTTGCGGTCGGTGAGGTAGAGGTAGCCCTCCTCGTCGACCCAGCCCACGTCGCCCAGCGTCGTCCAGCCGTACTTGTTGGTGTTCTCGGCGACCTTGCCGGGATCGTTGTGGTAGGCGAGCGGCGCGCCGCCGGAGAAGTAGACGAGGCCCTCGCTGCGCGGCGGCAGGGGCTCGCCGTCCTCGCCGCAGATCTTCACCTCGGCGGTCAGGCCGCGGCCGACCGAGCCCTTGTGGTTCAGCCACTCCTGGCTGGAGATGTAGCAGAAGCCGTTGCCCTCGGAGCCGGCGTAGTATTCGTGGATCACCGGGCCCCACCAGGCGATCATCTGCTCCTTGACCGGGATCGGGCAGGGGGCGGCGGCGTGGACCGCCGACTTCATCGACGAGACGTCGTACTTCGCCCGCACCTCTTCCGGCAGCTTCAGCATGCGCACGAAGTGGGTGGGCACGAACTGGCCGCAGTCGATCTTGTACTTCTCGATCAGGCCGAGCGCGGTCTCCGGGTCGAACTTCTCCATCACCACGACGGTGCCGCCGAGGCGGTGGACGCCCATGCACCAGCGCAGCGGCGCGGCGTGATAGAGCGGCGCCGGCGACAGGTAGATGCAGTCCGGCTTGAAGCCGAACACCTGGTTGGCCAGCATCGACAGCGCGTTCGGCTCGTCGATGGCCCCGCCGGTGAGCGCCGGCTTGATGCCCTTGGGGCGGCCGGTGGTGCCGGAGGAATAGAGCATGTCTGAGCCGGCGGTCTCGTCGGCGATCGGGGTGGTGGGGAAGGCCGCGCGGGCCGCCTCGAAGCTCTCGTAGGGCGCGCGGGTCTCGCCGACCATGTAGAGCTTGATGCCCTTGAGCAGGGCGGGCAGTTCGTCGACCACGGCGCCGACGCCGGTCGAGGTGATCAGCACCTTCGCCTCGCAGTCGCCCATGATGTACTCGATCTCGGCCGCCTGAAGCTTGGATGAGATGCAGGTGTAGTAGAGCCCGGCGCGCTGGGCCGCCCAGGCGACCTCGAAGTAGCGCGGATGGTTGTCGAGCAGGATGGCGATGACGTCGCCGGCCTTCAGGCCGAGCGAGCGGAACAGGTGCGCGCCCTGGTTCGAGCGGGCCTCGAGGTCGGCATAGGTCACGGTCTCGCCCGTGCCGGCCATGATGTAGGCGGCGCGGTCCGGATGGGTCCTGGCGTGGGTCGCCGGATGCATGTGGTCAACTCCCTGGCGGCGTCCGGGCGGACGCGGCGTAACTTATCTTTGTTCAGCGCTATTGCGGGCCTTGACCTACCGTCCGTCAAGGCGACCGGAATGCGCCATCTTCATCATCGACAGCGAGACGAAATCATGGCGCGCGACTTCGAGACCATCCTGTATTCGGTGGAGGACGGCATCGCCACCGTCACCCTGAACCGGCCCGACAAGCTGAACGCCTTCAACACCCAGATGATGAAGGACCTGATCGCGGTGCTGGACGAGACCGACGCCGACGACAAGGTGCGCTGCGTGATCGTCACCGGCGCCGGGCGCGCCTTCTGCGCCGGCGCGGACCTGTCGGCCGGCGGCTCGACGTTCGACTACGACAAGCGCAGCGAAGAGGATCGCGAGGCGCGGGTGCGCGACGGGGTGCAGCGCGACGGCGGCGGCCTGCTGACCCTGCGCATCTTCGACAGCCTCAAGCCGATCATCAGCGCCTGCAACGGCCCGGCCGTCGGCGTCGGCGTCACCATGCAGCTCGCCATGGACATCCGGCTGGCCTCGACCCAGGCGCGCTACGGCTTCGTGTTCGCCCGCCGCGGCCTCAATCCGGAAGCGGCCTCGTCCTGGTTCCTGCCGCACCTGGTCGGCGTCCAGACGGCGCTCGAGTGGTGCTACACGGGCCGCATCTTCCCGGCCCAGGAGGCGCACGAGCGCGGCCTCGTCCGCTCGATCCACGAGCCCGACGACCTGCTGCCGGCGGCCAAGGCGATCGCCCGCGAGATCGCCGACAACACCGCCCCGGTGTCGGTGGCCATCACCCGCCAGCTGATCTGGCGCATGGCCGGCGCGTCCCATCCGATGGAGGCCCACCAGGCCGACAGCCGCGGCATCCAGGCGCGCGGCAAATCCGGCGACGCGCGCGAGGGCGTGACCTCGTTCCTCGAAAAGCGGCCGCCGAACTATCCGGACACGGTCTCCAAGGACCTGCCGGACATCTGGCCGCATTGGAAAGCGCCGACCTTCAGCTAGGTCGAGAGCCCTCGTGAGCGGGGGCTGACGCCGCGGACGAGCGTGCGAGCATCAATTGCCTGTAGGTAGAGTCTCGCACGCTTACTCGTCTCAAAGCACCGGTACGATTTCAAAAACCCGGTTCAATTGGTTTAGCCCGGCCGGGAGACCGGCATTTTGTTTAAACCAGCGCTTGTGCTTGCCATCACGACCAGATAAGGACGCCGCTACTGATCAGATTGATCGATTCAGCGGCCTCATTCGGCGCGTCGCCTGTGGAATGACAAGAATGGACGAGAAGTCGGAAGTCATCGAGATGACCGCGGACATTGTTTCCGCCTACGTGGGAAACAATACCGTTGCGGCGGCCGACCTGCCGAGCCTGATCCAGAGCGTCCATCGCGCGCTCGCCGGCATCTCGTCCGGCTCCGAGACCGCCGAGGCCGCTCCGAAGGAGCCGGCCGTGCCGATCCGCCGCTCGATCACCCCCGATTACCTCGTCTGCCTCGAGGACGGCCGCAAGTTCAAGTCGCTGAAGCGGCACCTGCGCACCAAGTACAACATGAGCCCTGAGGAGTACCGGGCGAAGTGGAGCCTGCCGAAGGACTATCCGATGGTCGCCCCGAACTACGCCAAGGCGCGTTCGGACCTGGCCAAGCAGATGGGCCTGGGCCAAGGCGGCCGCCAGGCGGCGCGCAAGAAGCGCTGAACCGGCCGACATTCTAGACTGAGCACGCCCGCCGAAAGGCGGGCGTTTTCGTTTGCGCCGGCCCGCCGCAAGGACGGAATTCCGCCGGCGTTAACCCAATTTCGCTTGCCGCCGATTCGCGCATCAGGCGATAGTTGATTCGCTGCGAATCCAAGCAGTTGTGGGGGACTTTGGAGATGGCGGCGCAGATCGGCGCCCCGGCGGCGGCGGCGCGTGCGCACGAGGAGCTGTTCGCCTATTGGGCCTCGCGCCGGAAGGGCGCGATGCTGCCCGGCCGTCGCGACCTGTCTCCCGGCGACATCAAGCGCCTGCTGCCCACCGTCAGCCTCATCGACGTGCTGCGCGAGCCGCTCGACTTCCGCGTCCGCCTGGCGGGCACCGCCC is a window encoding:
- a CDS encoding crotonase/enoyl-CoA hydratase family protein — its product is MARDFETILYSVEDGIATVTLNRPDKLNAFNTQMMKDLIAVLDETDADDKVRCVIVTGAGRAFCAGADLSAGGSTFDYDKRSEEDREARVRDGVQRDGGGLLTLRIFDSLKPIISACNGPAVGVGVTMQLAMDIRLASTQARYGFVFARRGLNPEAASSWFLPHLVGVQTALEWCYTGRIFPAQEAHERGLVRSIHEPDDLLPAAKAIAREIADNTAPVSVAITRQLIWRMAGASHPMEAHQADSRGIQARGKSGDAREGVTSFLEKRPPNYPDTVSKDLPDIWPHWKAPTFS
- a CDS encoding MucR family transcriptional regulator, translating into MDEKSEVIEMTADIVSAYVGNNTVAAADLPSLIQSVHRALAGISSGSETAEAAPKEPAVPIRRSITPDYLVCLEDGRKFKSLKRHLRTKYNMSPEEYRAKWSLPKDYPMVAPNYAKARSDLAKQMGLGQGGRQAARKKR
- a CDS encoding acyl-CoA synthetase, which translates into the protein MHPATHARTHPDRAAYIMAGTGETVTYADLEARSNQGAHLFRSLGLKAGDVIAILLDNHPRYFEVAWAAQRAGLYYTCISSKLQAAEIEYIMGDCEAKVLITSTGVGAVVDELPALLKGIKLYMVGETRAPYESFEAARAAFPTTPIADETAGSDMLYSSGTTGRPKGIKPALTGGAIDEPNALSMLANQVFGFKPDCIYLSPAPLYHAAPLRWCMGVHRLGGTVVVMEKFDPETALGLIEKYKIDCGQFVPTHFVRMLKLPEEVRAKYDVSSMKSAVHAAAPCPIPVKEQMIAWWGPVIHEYYAGSEGNGFCYISSQEWLNHKGSVGRGLTAEVKICGEDGEPLPPRSEGLVYFSGGAPLAYHNDPGKVAENTNKYGWTTLGDVGWVDEEGYLYLTDRKSFMIISGGVNIYPQEIENLLVTHPKVADAAVVGAPDEEMGEKVVAVIQPMDWNADHDSLRTELMGYIRANLSHVKTPRMMDFMQELPRHPTGKLYKRLIRDAYWGKEGSRIV